A single Perognathus longimembris pacificus isolate PPM17 chromosome 17, ASM2315922v1, whole genome shotgun sequence DNA region contains:
- the Vezf1 gene encoding vascular endothelial zinc finger 1 isoform X1, with translation MEANWTAFLFQAQEASHHQQQAAQNSLLPLLSSAVEPPDQKPLLPIPIIQKPQAAPETLKDAIGIKKEKPKTSFVCTYCSKAFRDSYHLRRHVSCHTGIKLVSRSKKTPTTVVPLISTIAGDSSRTSLVSTIAGILSTVTTSSSGTNPSSSASTTAMPVTQSVKKPSKPVKKNHACEMCGKAFRDVYHLNRHKLSHSDEKPFECPICNQRFKRKDRMTYHVRSHEGGITKPYTCSVCGKGFSRPDHLSCHVKHVHSTERPFKCQFSSLMQTCTAAFATKDRLRTHMVRHEGKVSCNICGKLLSAAYITSHLKTHGQSQSINCNTCKQGISKTCMSEETSNQKQQQQQQQQQQQQQQHVTSWPGKQVETLRLWEEAVKARKKEAANLCQTSTAATTPVTLTTPFNITSSVSSGTMSNPVTVAAAMSMRSPVNVSSAVNITSPMNIGHPVTITSPLSMTSPLTLTTPVNLPTPVTAPVNIAHPVTITSPMNLPTPMTLAAPLNIAMRPVESMPFLPQALPTSPPW, from the exons ATGGAGGCCAACTGGACCGCGTTCCTGTTCCAG GCCCAGGAAGCCTCCCATCACCAACAGCAGGCAGCACAGAACAGCTTACTGCCCCTCCTGAGCTCTGCTGTGGAGCCCCCTGATCAGAAACCATTGCTTCCAATACCAATAATTCAAAAACCTCAGGCTGCACCAGAAACATTAAAGGATGCTATTGggattaaaaaagagaaacccAAAACTTCATTTGTGTGCACTTACTGCAGTAAAGCATTCAGGGACAGCTATCACCTGAGGCGCCACGTATCCTGCCACACAGGGATCAAGTTGGTGTCCCGCTCAAAGAAAACCCCCACTACAGTGGTTCCCCTTATCTCCACCATCGCTGGGGACAGCAGCCGAACTTCGTTGGTCTCAACCATTGCAGGCATCTTGTCAACAGTCACTACTTCTTCCTCGGGCACCAACCCCAGTAGCAGTGCCAGCACCACAGCTATGCCCGTCACCCAGTCTGTCAAGAAACCAAGTAAGCCTGTCAAGAAGAACCACGCTTGTGAGATGTGTGGGAAGGCCTTCCGAGATGTGTACCACCTTAATCGGCACAAGCTCTCCCATTCAGATGAAAAGCCCTTTGAGTGTCCTATTTGCAATCAGCGCTTCAAGAGAAAGGACCGGATGACTTACCACGTGAGGTCTCATGAAGGAGGCATCACCAAACCCTATACTTGCAGTGTTTGTGGGAAAGGCTTCTCGAG GCCTGACCACTTAAGCTGTCACGTAAAACATGTCCATTCAACAGAAAGACCCTTCAAATGCCAA ttttcctccCTCATGCAGACGTGCACTGCTGCCTTTGCTACCAAAGACAGACTACGGACACACATGGTGCGCCATGAAGGCAAGGTATCATGTAACATCTGTGGGAAGCTCCTGAGCGCAGCATATATCACCAGCCACTTAAAGACACATGGCCAGAGCCAAAGTATCAACTGTAACACATGTAAACAAGGCATCAGTAAAA CATGTATGAGTGAAGAGACCAGCAATcagaagcagcagcaacagcagcagcagcagcaacagcagcagcagcaacatgtGACAAGCTGGCCAGGGAAGCAGGTAGAGACCCTGAGACTGTGGGAAGAAGCTGTCAAAGCACGGAAGAAAG AAGCTGCTAACCTGTGCCAAACCTCCACGGCTGCTACGACACCTGTGACTCTCACTACTCCATTCAATATAACATCCTCTGTGTCATCTGGGACTATGTCAAACCCAGTCACAGTGGCAGCTGCCATGAGCATGAGAAGTCCAGTAAATGTTTCAAGTGCAGTTAACATAACCAGCCCGATGAACATAGGACATCCTGTAACTATAACCAGCCCGTTATCCATGACCTCTCCTTTAACACTCACTACCCCAGTCAACCTCCCCACTCCTGTCACTGCCCCAGTGAATATAGCACACCCTGTCACAAtcacatctccaatgaacctgccCACGCCTATGACTTTAGCTGCCCCTCTCAATATAGCAATGAGGCCTGTAGAAAGCATGCCTTTCTTGCCCCAAGCTTTGCCTACGTCTCCACCTTGGTAA
- the Vezf1 gene encoding vascular endothelial zinc finger 1 isoform X2 codes for MEANWTAFLFQAQEASHHQQQAAQNSLLPLLSSAVEPPDQKPLLPIPIIQKPQAAPETLKDAIGIKKEKPKTSFVCTYCSKAFRDSYHLRRHVSCHTGIKLVSRSKKTPTTVVPLISTIAGDSSRTSLVSTIAGILSTVTTSSSGTNPSSSASTTAMPVTQSVKKPSKPVKKNHACEMCGKAFRDVYHLNRHKLSHSDEKPFECPICNQRFKRKDRMTYHVRSHEGGITKPYTCSVCGKGFSRPDHLSCHVKHVHSTERPFKCQTCTAAFATKDRLRTHMVRHEGKVSCNICGKLLSAAYITSHLKTHGQSQSINCNTCKQGISKTCMSEETSNQKQQQQQQQQQQQQQQHVTSWPGKQVETLRLWEEAVKARKKEAANLCQTSTAATTPVTLTTPFNITSSVSSGTMSNPVTVAAAMSMRSPVNVSSAVNITSPMNIGHPVTITSPLSMTSPLTLTTPVNLPTPVTAPVNIAHPVTITSPMNLPTPMTLAAPLNIAMRPVESMPFLPQALPTSPPW; via the exons ATGGAGGCCAACTGGACCGCGTTCCTGTTCCAG GCCCAGGAAGCCTCCCATCACCAACAGCAGGCAGCACAGAACAGCTTACTGCCCCTCCTGAGCTCTGCTGTGGAGCCCCCTGATCAGAAACCATTGCTTCCAATACCAATAATTCAAAAACCTCAGGCTGCACCAGAAACATTAAAGGATGCTATTGggattaaaaaagagaaacccAAAACTTCATTTGTGTGCACTTACTGCAGTAAAGCATTCAGGGACAGCTATCACCTGAGGCGCCACGTATCCTGCCACACAGGGATCAAGTTGGTGTCCCGCTCAAAGAAAACCCCCACTACAGTGGTTCCCCTTATCTCCACCATCGCTGGGGACAGCAGCCGAACTTCGTTGGTCTCAACCATTGCAGGCATCTTGTCAACAGTCACTACTTCTTCCTCGGGCACCAACCCCAGTAGCAGTGCCAGCACCACAGCTATGCCCGTCACCCAGTCTGTCAAGAAACCAAGTAAGCCTGTCAAGAAGAACCACGCTTGTGAGATGTGTGGGAAGGCCTTCCGAGATGTGTACCACCTTAATCGGCACAAGCTCTCCCATTCAGATGAAAAGCCCTTTGAGTGTCCTATTTGCAATCAGCGCTTCAAGAGAAAGGACCGGATGACTTACCACGTGAGGTCTCATGAAGGAGGCATCACCAAACCCTATACTTGCAGTGTTTGTGGGAAAGGCTTCTCGAG GCCTGACCACTTAAGCTGTCACGTAAAACATGTCCATTCAACAGAAAGACCCTTCAAATGCCAA ACGTGCACTGCTGCCTTTGCTACCAAAGACAGACTACGGACACACATGGTGCGCCATGAAGGCAAGGTATCATGTAACATCTGTGGGAAGCTCCTGAGCGCAGCATATATCACCAGCCACTTAAAGACACATGGCCAGAGCCAAAGTATCAACTGTAACACATGTAAACAAGGCATCAGTAAAA CATGTATGAGTGAAGAGACCAGCAATcagaagcagcagcaacagcagcagcagcagcaacagcagcagcagcaacatgtGACAAGCTGGCCAGGGAAGCAGGTAGAGACCCTGAGACTGTGGGAAGAAGCTGTCAAAGCACGGAAGAAAG AAGCTGCTAACCTGTGCCAAACCTCCACGGCTGCTACGACACCTGTGACTCTCACTACTCCATTCAATATAACATCCTCTGTGTCATCTGGGACTATGTCAAACCCAGTCACAGTGGCAGCTGCCATGAGCATGAGAAGTCCAGTAAATGTTTCAAGTGCAGTTAACATAACCAGCCCGATGAACATAGGACATCCTGTAACTATAACCAGCCCGTTATCCATGACCTCTCCTTTAACACTCACTACCCCAGTCAACCTCCCCACTCCTGTCACTGCCCCAGTGAATATAGCACACCCTGTCACAAtcacatctccaatgaacctgccCACGCCTATGACTTTAGCTGCCCCTCTCAATATAGCAATGAGGCCTGTAGAAAGCATGCCTTTCTTGCCCCAAGCTTTGCCTACGTCTCCACCTTGGTAA
- the Vezf1 gene encoding vascular endothelial zinc finger 1 isoform X3 — protein MPVTQSVKKPSKPVKKNHACEMCGKAFRDVYHLNRHKLSHSDEKPFECPICNQRFKRKDRMTYHVRSHEGGITKPYTCSVCGKGFSRPDHLSCHVKHVHSTERPFKCQFSSLMQTCTAAFATKDRLRTHMVRHEGKVSCNICGKLLSAAYITSHLKTHGQSQSINCNTCKQGISKTCMSEETSNQKQQQQQQQQQQQQQQHVTSWPGKQVETLRLWEEAVKARKKEAANLCQTSTAATTPVTLTTPFNITSSVSSGTMSNPVTVAAAMSMRSPVNVSSAVNITSPMNIGHPVTITSPLSMTSPLTLTTPVNLPTPVTAPVNIAHPVTITSPMNLPTPMTLAAPLNIAMRPVESMPFLPQALPTSPPW, from the exons ATGCCCGTCACCCAGTCTGTCAAGAAACCAAGTAAGCCTGTCAAGAAGAACCACGCTTGTGAGATGTGTGGGAAGGCCTTCCGAGATGTGTACCACCTTAATCGGCACAAGCTCTCCCATTCAGATGAAAAGCCCTTTGAGTGTCCTATTTGCAATCAGCGCTTCAAGAGAAAGGACCGGATGACTTACCACGTGAGGTCTCATGAAGGAGGCATCACCAAACCCTATACTTGCAGTGTTTGTGGGAAAGGCTTCTCGAG GCCTGACCACTTAAGCTGTCACGTAAAACATGTCCATTCAACAGAAAGACCCTTCAAATGCCAA ttttcctccCTCATGCAGACGTGCACTGCTGCCTTTGCTACCAAAGACAGACTACGGACACACATGGTGCGCCATGAAGGCAAGGTATCATGTAACATCTGTGGGAAGCTCCTGAGCGCAGCATATATCACCAGCCACTTAAAGACACATGGCCAGAGCCAAAGTATCAACTGTAACACATGTAAACAAGGCATCAGTAAAA CATGTATGAGTGAAGAGACCAGCAATcagaagcagcagcaacagcagcagcagcagcaacagcagcagcagcaacatgtGACAAGCTGGCCAGGGAAGCAGGTAGAGACCCTGAGACTGTGGGAAGAAGCTGTCAAAGCACGGAAGAAAG AAGCTGCTAACCTGTGCCAAACCTCCACGGCTGCTACGACACCTGTGACTCTCACTACTCCATTCAATATAACATCCTCTGTGTCATCTGGGACTATGTCAAACCCAGTCACAGTGGCAGCTGCCATGAGCATGAGAAGTCCAGTAAATGTTTCAAGTGCAGTTAACATAACCAGCCCGATGAACATAGGACATCCTGTAACTATAACCAGCCCGTTATCCATGACCTCTCCTTTAACACTCACTACCCCAGTCAACCTCCCCACTCCTGTCACTGCCCCAGTGAATATAGCACACCCTGTCACAAtcacatctccaatgaacctgccCACGCCTATGACTTTAGCTGCCCCTCTCAATATAGCAATGAGGCCTGTAGAAAGCATGCCTTTCTTGCCCCAAGCTTTGCCTACGTCTCCACCTTGGTAA